A window from Deltaproteobacteria bacterium encodes these proteins:
- a CDS encoding YifB family Mg chelatase-like AAA ATPase has product MVVKILSAGIRGIEAFMVELEMRASRGHPGWTTVGLPEHEVREGKERVLSALQAIGFEIPQNKITLNLAPADVRKEGTAFDLPIAMGIVASRDLTFQKDLQDYLLVGELSLNGNLRPIRGALATALLAQSAQKKGLIVPEENLGEASLCKNIEVWGAKNLGQVVEYFCGNNYLAPAKPIAYEPTNLHLDFKEVWGQQGVKRVLEIAAAGFHPTLLVGPPGSGKSMLAKRLPSILPALNHEEMLHLINLKSFMTTLSSHGTTNLKISRPFRSPHHSISYAGMVGGGSLPKPGEVTMAHHGILFLDELPEFKKSVLECLRQPLEDKKITISRAKESFTFPTDFLLIAAMNPCPCGNYGYEPWLECSCLASDIKRYRQKLSGPLLDRIDLKTDVAPVPYGEMEKGDGQEPSLTIRHRIEACHQIQEDRFKDSPYRFNSQMDNEAIKRYCQLGADGKKILAKAMEKFRLSARSYTRILKVARTIADLAQVESIESAHLLEAIQYKINDRVI; this is encoded by the coding sequence ATGGTCGTAAAAATCCTCTCCGCAGGTATTCGCGGTATTGAAGCCTTCATGGTTGAATTAGAAATGCGTGCCTCTCGGGGCCACCCTGGGTGGACTACGGTGGGTTTACCCGAACATGAAGTACGCGAAGGCAAAGAAAGGGTGTTGAGTGCCCTGCAAGCCATCGGTTTTGAAATCCCACAGAATAAAATCACCTTAAATCTTGCCCCGGCCGATGTTCGCAAAGAAGGCACTGCCTTTGATTTACCCATTGCCATGGGCATTGTCGCCAGCAGGGATTTAACGTTTCAAAAAGATCTGCAAGACTACCTTTTAGTGGGCGAACTTTCTCTCAATGGCAATTTACGCCCCATCCGTGGAGCGCTAGCTACAGCGCTACTTGCCCAATCCGCCCAAAAAAAGGGCCTCATTGTTCCTGAAGAAAATTTGGGAGAAGCTTCGTTATGTAAAAATATCGAAGTGTGGGGGGCAAAAAATTTGGGCCAAGTCGTCGAATATTTTTGTGGCAATAATTATTTGGCACCCGCCAAACCCATTGCTTATGAACCCACCAACCTGCATCTCGATTTTAAAGAAGTGTGGGGCCAGCAAGGGGTCAAACGGGTTTTAGAAATTGCTGCGGCAGGTTTTCACCCCACTCTTTTAGTAGGCCCCCCAGGTTCTGGCAAAAGCATGCTTGCAAAACGGCTCCCCTCTATCTTGCCTGCCTTAAATCATGAAGAAATGCTTCATCTCATCAATCTCAAAAGTTTTATGACCACCCTTTCATCCCATGGCACCACGAATTTAAAAATAAGTCGGCCCTTTCGTAGCCCTCACCACAGTATTTCCTATGCCGGCATGGTGGGAGGCGGTAGCTTGCCCAAACCCGGCGAGGTCACCATGGCCCATCACGGGATTTTATTTTTAGATGAATTGCCCGAATTTAAAAAATCGGTGCTCGAATGTTTACGCCAACCCCTTGAAGATAAAAAAATCACTATTTCTCGAGCTAAAGAATCTTTTACGTTTCCAACCGACTTTTTGCTCATTGCCGCCATGAACCCTTGCCCTTGTGGTAACTATGGCTATGAACCCTGGTTAGAATGCAGTTGTTTAGCCAGCGATATTAAAAGGTATCGCCAAAAACTTTCTGGCCCCCTACTCGATCGCATTGACCTTAAAACTGACGTGGCACCTGTACCCTATGGTGAAATGGAAAAGGGCGATGGGCAAGAACCGAGTTTAACAATCCGTCATCGAATCGAAGCCTGCCATCAAATACAAGAAGATCGTTTTAAAGACAGTCCTTATCGTTTTAATAGCCAAATGGATAATGAGGCGATCAAACGTTATTGCCAATTGGGAGCAGACGGAAAAAAGATTTTAGCCAAAGCCATGGAAAAGTTTAGACTCTCCGCCCGCAGTTACACCCGCATCCTTAAAGTCGCCAGAACGATCGCTGACCTGGCTCAAGTAGAATCGATCGAGTCAGCCCATTTACTTGAGGCCATTCAGTACAAAATCAATGATCGGGTGATATAG
- the glmU gene encoding bifunctional UDP-N-acetylglucosamine diphosphorylase/glucosamine-1-phosphate N-acetyltransferase GlmU, with product MPSLAGIILAAGDSTRLRSSLTKVLHPVAGLPMIHYPVKQASSLGCVPLVLVVGNQAKDVESVFDKKLKLKFVVQKKRLGTAHAVNAALAKLGAAKGDVLILSGDVPLLRSMVLKGFVEQHQVSGASLTLMTTVLPDPTGYGRILRDANGNIVKIIEEVNAQEHEKAINEINGGVYLIKAEWLKKWIPLIKPDPIKKEYYLTEIVNLASLEALLVQSFSVDANELLGVNTRAELAYVNKIKRNRRISHWLTHGVGMEDPGSVIIDTTVKIGQDSWLGSQVHLLGQTVIGKGVKIEVGSYLKDVMVQDGAIIKAYSYLESGKIGKNCQVGPFARIRPGTFLQEGSRVGNFVELKNTTLGRDTKANHLSYLGDAKIGARVNVGAGTITCNYDGQKKYPTSIGEGVFIGSDVQLVAPVRVGRDAYVGAGTTVTKNIPPGSLAISRAPQKNITGWAKRRKS from the coding sequence ATGCCTTCCTTAGCAGGTATTATTTTAGCGGCCGGTGATAGCACGCGGTTGCGTTCTTCATTAACAAAAGTTTTACACCCCGTGGCGGGCTTGCCCATGATTCATTACCCGGTGAAGCAAGCTAGTAGCCTAGGTTGTGTGCCCCTCGTATTGGTGGTGGGCAATCAAGCCAAAGACGTTGAAAGCGTTTTTGACAAAAAATTAAAATTAAAATTTGTGGTGCAAAAGAAACGTTTAGGCACAGCCCATGCGGTGAATGCGGCTTTGGCTAAGCTAGGGGCCGCGAAAGGCGATGTACTCATTTTATCTGGGGATGTGCCCTTGTTGCGTTCGATGGTTTTAAAAGGGTTTGTCGAACAACACCAGGTAAGTGGGGCCAGCTTAACTTTAATGACCACGGTGTTGCCCGATCCCACGGGCTATGGCCGTATTTTGAGAGATGCCAATGGCAACATCGTCAAAATTATTGAAGAGGTCAATGCCCAAGAACATGAAAAGGCGATCAACGAAATCAATGGGGGCGTTTATTTGATCAAAGCGGAGTGGCTAAAAAAGTGGATCCCCTTGATTAAGCCCGATCCCATCAAAAAAGAATATTATTTAACCGAGATTGTCAACTTAGCTAGCCTTGAGGCTTTGTTGGTGCAAAGTTTTTCGGTCGATGCCAATGAATTGTTGGGAGTTAATACGCGGGCAGAGTTGGCCTATGTCAACAAAATCAAACGCAATCGACGAATCAGCCATTGGTTAACTCACGGGGTGGGGATGGAAGATCCGGGCAGTGTGATCATTGATACAACGGTTAAGATTGGGCAAGACAGTTGGTTAGGCTCGCAAGTGCATTTGTTGGGGCAAACGGTGATTGGCAAAGGGGTTAAGATCGAGGTCGGCAGTTATTTAAAAGATGTGATGGTGCAAGATGGGGCGATCATCAAGGCCTATAGTTATTTAGAGTCAGGTAAAATTGGCAAAAATTGTCAGGTAGGGCCCTTTGCTAGAATAAGACCTGGCACCTTTTTGCAAGAGGGTTCACGGGTGGGGAATTTTGTTGAATTAAAAAATACGACTCTGGGGCGTGATACTAAGGCCAATCACTTGAGTTATTTAGGTGACGCTAAAATAGGCGCTCGCGTTAATGTGGGGGCAGGCACTATCACTTGTAACTATGATGGGCAAAAGAAATACCCAACTTCCATTGGGGAGGGCGTTTTTATTGGCAGCGATGTGCAATTGGTGGCACCCGTGCGAGTGGGCCGCGACGCCTATGTAGGGGCAGGAACAACCGTGACTAAAAACATACCACCGGGGAGTCTCGCTATTTCACGTGCGCCCCAGAAGAATATCACCGGTTGGGCCAAGAGAAGAAAAAGTTAA
- a CDS encoding single-stranded DNA-binding protein produces the protein MTERGVSMVNKVLLLGNLGQDPEVRYTPSGATVCTFSIATNERWTSKDGKKEERTEWHRIVVWGKLAELCGEYLGKGRTVFVEGRLQTREWTDKQGNKRYTTEIIANNIQFIGAGSGKGGGASQKSASLPEESAPGPQGDTVVDNIEEDIPF, from the coding sequence ATGACAGAGAGAGGAGTTTCTATGGTTAATAAAGTTCTTTTACTAGGCAATCTTGGTCAAGATCCTGAAGTGCGTTACACCCCTTCGGGCGCTACAGTTTGCACCTTCAGCATCGCCACCAATGAACGCTGGACGAGTAAAGATGGCAAAAAAGAAGAGCGCACCGAATGGCATCGCATTGTGGTGTGGGGGAAATTAGCCGAGCTTTGTGGCGAATATTTGGGCAAAGGCCGCACGGTGTTTGTAGAGGGGCGCTTGCAAACCCGCGAGTGGACTGACAAACAAGGCAACAAACGTTACACCACCGAGATCATCGCCAACAACATACAATTTATTGGCGCAGGTTCTGGCAAAGGCGGTGGGGCTTCACAAAAATCGGCTAGTTTACCGGAAGAATCTGCCCCAGGCCCACAGGGCGATACTGTAGTCGATAATATTGAAGAAGATATCCCTTTTTAA
- the trxB gene encoding thioredoxin-disulfide reductase has translation MKEYDVVIIGSGAAGLTAAIYTARANLQPVVIDGTLPGGQLTTTTEVENYPGFPSGIMGPELMENFRKQAERFGTEYVFDTVEKILPQNHGYKIQLSSHETIVSKTIIISTGASPRLLGLPEEKKLMGRGVSTCATCDGAFFKNVDLIVAGGGDSAIEEATFLTKFAKKVYVVHRRDTLRASKIMQDRAFKNSKIEFIWDSAISQIHDVEKNTVTGATLKNLKTGKTTELKVDGIFVAIGHIPNSAPFQGLIECDEQGYIKVFKGTQTNQPGIFAAGDCVDHVYRQAITAAGMGCQAALDAERYLANLE, from the coding sequence ATGAAAGAATACGACGTTGTAATCATTGGTTCCGGCGCTGCGGGTCTCACTGCCGCTATTTATACGGCCCGCGCCAACCTCCAGCCCGTTGTGATCGACGGCACTTTGCCGGGAGGGCAACTTACCACCACGACCGAAGTCGAAAATTATCCTGGCTTCCCCTCTGGCATCATGGGGCCTGAATTGATGGAAAACTTTCGCAAACAAGCCGAGCGTTTCGGTACTGAATATGTTTTTGACACGGTTGAAAAAATCCTCCCTCAAAATCATGGTTACAAAATTCAGCTGTCAAGTCATGAGACCATCGTTAGCAAAACAATTATTATTTCAACTGGTGCCTCCCCTCGCCTTTTAGGTTTGCCTGAAGAAAAAAAGCTCATGGGCCGTGGGGTTTCTACTTGTGCCACTTGCGATGGAGCCTTTTTTAAAAATGTTGATCTGATTGTGGCAGGCGGTGGCGATTCGGCCATTGAAGAAGCTACTTTTTTGACCAAATTTGCAAAAAAAGTTTATGTGGTGCATCGCCGCGACACCCTTCGAGCCTCCAAAATTATGCAAGACCGTGCCTTTAAAAATTCTAAAATTGAATTTATTTGGGATTCTGCCATCAGCCAAATTCACGATGTCGAAAAAAATACCGTCACGGGTGCTACCCTCAAAAACTTAAAGACCGGAAAAACCACTGAACTAAAAGTGGATGGTATTTTTGTGGCTATCGGTCACATCCCCAACTCCGCCCCTTTCCAAGGCTTGATCGAATGCGATGAACAAGGTTACATCAAAGTCTTCAAAGGCACCCAAACCAATCAACCTGGCATCTTTGCAGCAGGCGATTGCGTCGACCACGTGTATCGCCAAGCCATCACCGCCGCCGGCATGGGTTGCCAAGCCGCCCTCGATGCCGAACGCTATTTGGCCAACCTAGAATAA